The Lycium barbarum isolate Lr01 chromosome 12, ASM1917538v2, whole genome shotgun sequence genome includes a region encoding these proteins:
- the LOC132621718 gene encoding photosystem II stability/assembly factor HCF136, chloroplastic isoform X1: MAPSLQPLADFSNSIFKPTTTTATPPRLLLPHNFPPSRLAPCKAANINRRQLIADTAAAIAVTTLLSPPLPAKADDVPLSEWERVYLPIDPGVVLLDIAFVPDDPTHGFLLGTRQTILETKDGGTTWAPRSIASAEEEDFNYRFNSISFKGKEGWIIGKPAILLHTSDAGENWKRIPLSSQLPGDMVYIKATGEESAEMVTDEGAIYVTSNKGYNWRAAIQETVSATLNRTVSSGISGASYYTGTFSTVNRSPDGRYVAVSSRGNFYLTWEPGQAYWQPHNRAVARRIQSMGWRSDGGLWLLVRGGGLYLSKGTGITEDFEEVSVQSRGFGILDVGYRSQDEAWAAGGSGILLKTTNGGKTWIRDKAADNIAANLYSVKFINDNQGFVLGNDGVLLKYLG, from the exons ATGGCACCATCTCTGCAGCCTCTTGCTGATTTCTCCAACTCCATTTTCAAGCCTACAACAACTACTGCCACTCCTCCCCGCCTTCTTCTTCCCCACAACTTTCCACCTTCTCGTTTGGCTCCCTGCAAAGCAGCTAATATTAACCGCAGGCAGTTAATAGCTGACACTGCTGCTGCCATTGCAGTAACAACATTACTCTCTCCTCCTCTCCCTGCTAAAGCTGACGACGTCCCTCTCTCTGAATGGGAAAGAGTTTATCTTCCTATTGACCCTGGTGTTGTCCTTCTCGACATCGCCTTCGTTCCCGACGACCCCACGCACG GTTTTCTACTGGGGACCAGGCAAACTATTTTGGAAACAAAGGATGGAGGAACCACTTGGGCACCAAGATCTATAGCCTCTGCCGAAGAGGAAGATTTCAATTATCGGTTTAATTCTATCAGTTTTAAAGGCAAGGAAGGGTGGATTATTGGAAAACCAGCAATCTTGTTGCATACTTCCGATGCTGGTGAAAACTGGAAGCGGATACCTTTGAGTTCTCAACTTCCCGGTGACATG GTTTATATCAAGGCAACTGGAGAAGAAAGTGCAGAAATGGTAACTGACGAAGGTGCAATATATGTTACATCAAACAAAGGATACAACTGGAGAGCTGCTATACAAGAAACTGTCTCCGCTACCCTTAATAG AACAGTTTCTAGTGGCATTAGTGGTGCTAGTTACTATACAGGCACTTTCAGTACTGTTAATCGCTCTCCTGATGGACGTTATGTAGCAGTTTCAAGCCGTGGCAACTTCTACCTGACCTGGGAGCCAGGGCAG GCATACTGGCAACCACATAACAGAGCCGTGGCTAGAAGAATCCAAAGCATGGGCTGGAGGTCTGATGGTGGTCTTTGGCTACTTGTGCGTGGTGGAGGGCTATACCTTAGCAAGGGCACGGGG ATAACAGAGGACTTTGAAGAAGTTTCAGTACAAAGCCGTGGTTTTGGCATTCTAGATGTTGGCTACCGCTCACAG GATGAGGCCTGGGCTGCTGGTGGCAGTGGGATTTTATTGAAGACCACCAATGGTGGCAAGACATGGATTCGTGACAAAGCAGCTGATAATATTGCTGCAAATCTTTATTCAGTGAA GTTTATCAATGACAACCAGGGGTTTGTACTGGGCAATGATGGTGTCTTACTAAAGTATCTTGGATAG
- the LOC132621718 gene encoding uncharacterized protein LOC132621718 isoform X2: MAPSLQPLADFSNSIFKPTTTTATPPRLLLPHNFPPSRLAPCKAANINRRQLIADTAAAIAVTTLLSPPLPAKADDVPLSEWERVYLPIDPGVVLLDIAFVPDDPTHGFLLGTRQTILETKDGGTTWAPRSIASAEEEDFNYRFNSISFKGKEGWIIGKPAILLHTSDAGENWKRIPLSSQLPGDMISINNGGVTSGNKDGRPRSFDLEARKKCWSKAEKVPGRDPERWRKDAAGNIVGKRFHSCQGCLCFEYDHIVPFSKGGDSVLENCQILQTRVNRSKADKVAVGTRHLKGYSCDISFSDKDLDKIEMAIYGDIKRSDNQCHVPTIDEIMGKYKSKNRIASCNSQ, encoded by the exons ATGGCACCATCTCTGCAGCCTCTTGCTGATTTCTCCAACTCCATTTTCAAGCCTACAACAACTACTGCCACTCCTCCCCGCCTTCTTCTTCCCCACAACTTTCCACCTTCTCGTTTGGCTCCCTGCAAAGCAGCTAATATTAACCGCAGGCAGTTAATAGCTGACACTGCTGCTGCCATTGCAGTAACAACATTACTCTCTCCTCCTCTCCCTGCTAAAGCTGACGACGTCCCTCTCTCTGAATGGGAAAGAGTTTATCTTCCTATTGACCCTGGTGTTGTCCTTCTCGACATCGCCTTCGTTCCCGACGACCCCACGCACG GTTTTCTACTGGGGACCAGGCAAACTATTTTGGAAACAAAGGATGGAGGAACCACTTGGGCACCAAGATCTATAGCCTCTGCCGAAGAGGAAGATTTCAATTATCGGTTTAATTCTATCAGTTTTAAAGGCAAGGAAGGGTGGATTATTGGAAAACCAGCAATCTTGTTGCATACTTCCGATGCTGGTGAAAACTGGAAGCGGATACCTTTGAGTTCTCAACTTCCCGGTGACATG ATCAGCATTAATAATGGCGGTGTTACAAGTGGCAACAAGGATGGAAGGCCTAGAAGTTTTGACTTGGAGGCTAGAAAGAAATGCTGGTCCAAAGCCGAGAAGGTTCCAGGTCGAGATCCCGAGAGGTGGAGAAAAGATGCAGCTGGCAATATTGTTGGCAAGCGATTCCACAGCTGCCAAGGTTGCCTCTGCTTTGAGTATGATCACATTGTTCCCTTCTCTAAAGGTGGTGATTCAGTGTTAGAGAACTGTCAAATTCTTCAAACAAGGGTGAATAGATCTAAAGCAGACAAGGTTGCAGTGGGCACAAGACATTTGAAAGGATATTCTTGTGACATCAGCTTCAGCGACAAAGACCTTGACAAGATTGAGATGGCCATTTATGGGGATATTAAGCGGTCAGACAATCAATGTCATGTTCCAACAATAGATGAAATAATGGGGAAATACAAGTCCAAGAACCGCATTGCTAGCTGCAACTCCCAATAA